One Bacteroidia bacterium genomic region harbors:
- a CDS encoding alkaline phosphatase D family protein — protein sequence MKKVLSSVIFALFVASCLGQVLRQAPFVGAVTENQARFYVRTSQATPVVLLLSTDSAAFSNPITVNGATIAADDSSGILSVTGLSPNTQYFYRIKINGTFVGKVQSFWTFPAPGTSGHFTFAYGSCQNAPAGPEPIFQQVIKANPRFFVQSGDWGYPDSTDNMPNNNDFYAADFNRVVAAYRARYSGPDMAEMREKVPVDYVYDDHDFVNDNSSKNSSSYYQGPYVEVAYPSGTRRNVIDAYTRFFPHYPLPDTSQGIYHSFRYGNIELFVIDNRSSRSPNLDALNQSSSTFTFSPPPGRTMLGDIQLNWLKNALRTSTATWKFIVGQVPFNKGYRRLIDALSGNTTAQIIGIPGVGSAKSLLSEYIEKWSGFPQEQDSILAFITQNNIQNVVFLSSDAHSSAMDDGRNAGLIEMMAGNLHQTNLREPAMFSTLGTILRTDLNIWNAGGQGIGNSNFNDAYGKVEVFGDDSLRLSLIDDQGVTFAKMTVCPGGVLCQVSQIENQKLNEQLAIFPNPATNSIRISLGEQSRANTSKGGEIIISSVVGQRVRTIYLEPTKSDYDISIADLPPGLYLVELNQANKLFARSFIKQ from the coding sequence AGTATTATCATCAGTTATATTTGCTTTGTTTGTAGCAAGTTGTTTGGGTCAGGTTTTGCGGCAAGCACCTTTTGTGGGGGCAGTTACGGAAAATCAGGCAAGGTTTTATGTGCGCACAAGTCAAGCTACTCCGGTAGTGTTGCTTCTTTCAACAGATTCGGCAGCTTTCTCAAATCCGATTACCGTCAATGGAGCTACCATAGCTGCTGACGACTCTTCCGGTATTTTATCCGTTACGGGGCTTTCTCCAAATACCCAATATTTTTATCGAATAAAAATTAACGGGACATTTGTGGGTAAAGTTCAATCATTTTGGACGTTTCCGGCACCGGGTACATCCGGCCATTTTACTTTTGCTTATGGTTCTTGCCAAAACGCTCCGGCTGGACCTGAACCTATTTTTCAGCAGGTCATAAAAGCGAATCCACGCTTTTTTGTTCAATCCGGAGATTGGGGATATCCAGATTCTACGGATAATATGCCCAATAACAACGATTTCTATGCAGCAGACTTTAATCGGGTGGTAGCAGCCTATCGAGCCCGCTACTCAGGGCCGGATATGGCCGAAATGCGGGAAAAAGTTCCCGTAGATTATGTTTATGATGACCATGACTTTGTAAACGATAATTCCAGTAAAAACTCATCTTCATACTATCAAGGGCCATACGTAGAAGTTGCTTATCCTTCGGGCACCCGCAGAAACGTTATTGATGCCTACACCCGATTTTTTCCCCATTATCCGCTGCCAGATACCTCACAGGGAATATACCACAGCTTTCGCTATGGAAATATTGAGTTATTTGTGATAGACAACCGTTCATCCAGAAGCCCTAACTTAGATGCCTTAAACCAATCAAGCAGCACATTTACTTTTTCACCCCCTCCCGGGCGCACTATGTTAGGTGATATTCAACTTAATTGGCTGAAAAATGCCCTAAGAACTTCCACTGCAACATGGAAATTTATCGTAGGTCAAGTTCCATTCAACAAAGGTTACCGCCGTTTGATAGATGCTTTATCTGGAAACACAACGGCGCAAATAATCGGAATTCCGGGGGTCGGCTCGGCTAAATCCTTACTTTCAGAATACATCGAAAAATGGTCAGGTTTTCCCCAAGAACAGGATTCTATATTGGCATTTATTACTCAAAACAACATTCAGAATGTCGTTTTCTTGTCCAGTGATGCCCATTCTTCGGCTATGGACGATGGCCGAAATGCCGGCTTAATCGAGATGATGGCCGGTAACTTACATCAAACTAACCTTCGAGAGCCGGCTATGTTTAGCACACTCGGTACAATTTTACGAACTGACTTAAATATCTGGAACGCCGGCGGGCAGGGAATCGGGAATAGTAATTTTAATGATGCCTACGGAAAAGTAGAAGTCTTTGGAGATGATTCACTAAGACTTTCGCTGATAGATGACCAAGGCGTAACTTTTGCCAAAATGACCGTTTGCCCCGGTGGCGTTTTATGCCAAGTTTCTCAAATCGAAAATCAAAAGCTGAATGAACAATTAGCTATATTTCCGAATCCGGCAACGAACAGCATCCGCATCTCATTAGGAGAGCAAAGTAGGGCAAACACTTCCAAAGGCGGAGAAATTATCATTTCTTCAGTAGTAGGCCAGCGAGTAAGAACCATTTATCTGGAACCCACTAAGAGTGATTATGATATTTCGATAGCTGATTTGCCGCCCGGCTTATACCTCGTTGAGTTAAACCAAGCTAACAAACTGTTTGCCCGTAGCTTTATCAAGCAGTAA
- a CDS encoding helix-turn-helix transcriptional regulator — protein MKLGAKLHQCREDTRMSQAEFADFIGVSSSTYGRLERNEVSIDLELLLKIVQKLNLSLADFLPEDFLNNNLSSHKKKVEIRVEHISICNYYGVDETLSEIQQKLEKMQAENELLRSKLAELEGKNPNTDSKSE, from the coding sequence GTGAAATTGGGTGCTAAGTTACATCAATGTAGGGAAGATACACGAATGAGTCAGGCAGAGTTTGCCGACTTCATTGGTGTATCTTCTTCTACTTATGGGCGTTTAGAGCGAAATGAAGTAAGCATAGACCTTGAACTTCTGTTAAAAATCGTTCAAAAGTTAAATCTCTCTTTGGCAGATTTTTTACCTGAAGATTTTCTCAATAACAACTTATCTTCCCATAAAAAAAAGGTAGAAATTCGTGTAGAGCATATTTCTATTTGTAATTATTATGGAGTAGATGAAACGCTATCTGAAATTCAGCAAAAACTTGAAAAGATGCAGGCAGAAAACGAACTGCTTAGAAGTAAGTTAGCCGAATTAGAAGGAAAAAATCCCAATACAGATTCAAAGTCTGAATAA